In Paenibacillus sp. FSL R7-0345, a single window of DNA contains:
- a CDS encoding glycoside hydrolase family 88 protein, giving the protein MGVKGTQLDQAEIIAKLNRVSDKLLNLDRPDNEAELQTLGEDAGRRGYFARDFGMEEWDWPQGVGLYGLQKLDRHFADGRYPAYAKPWMARQMDKGLPSRNINTTAPLLSLMELDEAEELSLEWVEWLMNGLPRTVEQGYQHVTTGADKSELTLNENEIWIDTLFMAILFTAKMGVKYDKPEWRQTSLHQLLLHIKYLYDKKTGLFYHGWHFTGRHNFSEAFWCRGNGWFSLGLPEYLELMRPYLEDGVFTYLQQVLQAQAEALLDCQSADGLWHTLLDDPDSYTETSGSAAIAAGILHGVRRGLLPEEYAQPALKAIQAVLDRIDDEGTVLGVSGGTPIGKTRDDYKGIIIAPMAYGQAMTLVALGEALHYC; this is encoded by the coding sequence ATGGGTGTAAAAGGAACGCAGCTGGATCAAGCGGAGATTATTGCAAAATTGAACCGTGTATCGGATAAGCTGCTGAATCTGGACCGGCCGGATAACGAGGCGGAGCTGCAAACCTTAGGCGAGGATGCAGGGCGCCGGGGCTATTTTGCCCGTGACTTCGGCATGGAGGAATGGGACTGGCCGCAGGGCGTCGGACTGTATGGGCTGCAGAAGCTGGACCGGCATTTTGCCGACGGGCGTTATCCTGCTTACGCCAAGCCGTGGATGGCCCGGCAGATGGACAAGGGGCTGCCCAGCCGGAACATCAATACCACCGCTCCGCTGCTGTCGCTGATGGAGCTGGATGAGGCGGAGGAGCTGAGCCTGGAGTGGGTGGAGTGGCTGATGAACGGGCTGCCGCGCACTGTGGAACAGGGCTACCAGCATGTCACGACCGGAGCCGACAAAAGCGAACTAACGCTCAATGAGAATGAAATCTGGATTGATACGCTGTTTATGGCCATTCTGTTTACAGCCAAAATGGGCGTAAAATACGATAAGCCGGAGTGGCGGCAGACGTCGCTGCATCAGTTGCTGTTGCATATTAAATATCTGTATGACAAAAAGACAGGGCTGTTCTATCACGGCTGGCATTTCACCGGCCGCCATAATTTCAGCGAAGCCTTCTGGTGCCGTGGAAACGGCTGGTTCAGCCTTGGGTTGCCGGAATACCTGGAGCTGATGCGCCCGTATTTGGAGGACGGCGTATTTACTTACCTCCAGCAGGTGCTTCAGGCGCAGGCAGAAGCGCTGCTGGACTGCCAGAGCGCAGACGGGCTGTGGCATACGCTGCTGGACGATCCGGACAGCTACACCGAGACCTCCGGCTCGGCCGCCATTGCCGCCGGCATTCTGCATGGCGTACGCAGGGGACTGCTGCCTGAGGAGTATGCGCAGCCGGCGCTGAAGGCAATTCAGGCCGTGCTGGACCGGATTGACGATGAAGGTACGGTACTTGGCGTCTCCGGCGGTACGCCAATCGGCAAAACCAGAGACGATTACAAGGGCATTATTATAGCGCCGATGGCCTACGGCCAGGCCATGACGCTGGTCGCGCTGGGCGAAGCGCTGCATTATTGCTGA
- the iolG gene encoding inositol 2-dehydrogenase has product MVNQVTVGIIGAGRIGRLHADNLRVLPSYKIKSISEAFMTEELVAWAESRGLGAAFTDGEAILNDPEIDAVFICTPTDTHASWIERAARAGKHIFCEKPISMSSEETSRALQTAKEAGVLLQVGFNRRMDPNFRKLKQLVQAGELGRPHIVKITSRDPQPPGEAYVRSSGGMFMDMTIHDFDMARYLVGEEVAEVYTRGANLIDPMFGRCDDVDTAVITLTFTNGAICVIDNSRQAVYGYDQRVEVFGSQGAATADNCRPTTVEVSTASSVTRDQPLHFFLERYNQAFTDEVAAFAQSIILQEPAVCSGYDGQQAQLIAEAALESHRTGLPVKLKVLAGGERPEIEVL; this is encoded by the coding sequence ATGGTCAATCAAGTAACAGTAGGCATTATCGGCGCCGGAAGAATCGGACGTCTGCATGCCGATAATCTGCGTGTACTGCCGTCTTATAAAATAAAGTCTATTTCAGAGGCTTTTATGACCGAAGAGCTGGTTGCCTGGGCGGAGAGCCGGGGGCTTGGAGCTGCTTTTACGGATGGGGAAGCCATTCTGAACGATCCGGAGATCGACGCCGTGTTCATCTGCACACCGACAGATACGCACGCCTCCTGGATTGAGCGTGCAGCGCGTGCCGGGAAGCATATTTTTTGCGAGAAGCCGATCAGTATGTCCTCGGAAGAAACAAGCCGGGCGCTGCAGACTGCCAAGGAAGCAGGCGTGCTGCTTCAGGTGGGCTTTAACCGCCGGATGGACCCGAATTTCCGCAAGCTTAAGCAGCTGGTTCAGGCGGGCGAGCTGGGCAGACCGCATATTGTGAAGATCACCTCGCGTGATCCGCAGCCGCCCGGTGAAGCCTATGTGCGCTCCTCCGGCGGGATGTTTATGGATATGACGATTCACGATTTTGACATGGCCCGTTATCTGGTGGGTGAAGAAGTAGCTGAAGTGTATACCCGTGGCGCCAATCTGATCGACCCGATGTTCGGACGCTGCGACGATGTGGATACGGCTGTCATTACGCTGACTTTCACAAACGGCGCTATCTGTGTGATCGATAACAGCCGCCAGGCTGTCTACGGCTACGACCAGCGGGTGGAGGTATTCGGCTCCCAGGGAGCGGCAACGGCCGACAACTGCCGTCCGACCACAGTTGAGGTGTCTACAGCCTCATCGGTTACCCGCGACCAGCCGCTGCATTTTTTCCTTGAGCGCTACAATCAGGCGTTCACCGATGAGGTTGCGGCATTCGCCCAATCCATCATTCTGCAGGAGCCGGCTGTGTGCAGCGGCTATGACGGACAGCAGGCCCAGCTCATTGCTGAGGCGGCTCTGGAATCGCACCGGACCGGGCTCCCGGTGAAGCTGAAGGTTTTAGCCGGCGGGGAACGCCCGGAGATAGAAGTCCTGTAA